In Cytobacillus oceanisediminis, the following proteins share a genomic window:
- the selB gene encoding selenocysteine-specific translation elongation factor, with translation MAGHIDHGKTTLTKALTNVDTDRLKEEKERQISIELGFAPLYEDEEIQISVVDVPGHERFIRQMIAGVAGIDLVILAVAADEGVMPQTREHLEILDFLGIQNGIVAITKIDRVDEEFTGLVKEEILEELKGTVFEDAPFILTDSLSGKGIEELKQMIILTLKDRDTRDAKGAFRLPIDQVFTVKGQGTVVRGTVYEGKVEEGQLLKIMPNGIETRARQLQVHHQPAKAAFAGQRTAINLSGVSKEDIERGEVLVSSEHFSVTKTIDVAVRMVGDLEHIVKQRMPVKCHIGTAEVMGRIVFFDRNELSNSEGEILCQLRLDEEIVAKRGDRFILRRPSPQETIGGGWVIDPNGEKYRFGQKTIEDLSRKKEGTPKDRIKAVLSDDKVLSVSEITAKTSLDELTVKEILKEEDFLSINSKEFTLLAIREAIEEEIADRLNEFHLENPMKQGVNKAELLQAMQKKYPKTLVEFVLNSGIEESAFQRNGQFLQNKGFNPHIPKSWQKRTDNLLAELKKDGYKVKPFDEYYASAGIPENLKGDLKRYLEDQEIAVPLDAQYYWHGDHFRKAVEELKKSTAVEFEVGNAKEVLGLSRKYMIPFLEKLDSLGMTRRAENKRIWI, from the coding sequence ATGGCTGGCCATATCGATCATGGAAAAACTACATTGACAAAAGCATTAACAAATGTGGATACAGATAGGCTTAAAGAAGAAAAAGAAAGGCAAATATCCATAGAACTAGGATTTGCCCCTTTATATGAAGATGAGGAAATTCAAATTTCAGTAGTGGATGTACCGGGTCATGAACGTTTTATCAGGCAAATGATTGCCGGTGTTGCAGGTATAGACTTAGTCATTCTGGCTGTCGCAGCAGACGAAGGAGTTATGCCGCAAACAAGAGAGCACCTGGAGATTCTTGATTTTCTGGGAATCCAAAATGGCATTGTCGCCATAACAAAGATTGATCGTGTGGACGAAGAGTTCACCGGCCTTGTAAAAGAAGAAATCCTTGAGGAACTGAAAGGAACTGTTTTTGAAGATGCTCCATTTATTTTAACAGATAGCCTGTCAGGCAAAGGGATTGAAGAGTTAAAGCAGATGATTATCCTTACGCTGAAAGATCGGGACACACGGGATGCTAAAGGCGCATTCCGTCTTCCAATCGACCAGGTATTTACGGTGAAAGGCCAGGGAACTGTAGTCAGAGGCACTGTTTATGAAGGAAAAGTCGAAGAAGGACAACTTCTGAAAATCATGCCAAATGGTATAGAGACCAGGGCACGCCAGCTGCAGGTACATCATCAGCCTGCAAAAGCGGCATTTGCAGGGCAAAGGACAGCTATTAACCTTTCGGGAGTTTCTAAGGAGGATATAGAGCGGGGCGAGGTCCTTGTATCCTCTGAGCATTTCAGCGTCACGAAAACCATTGATGTAGCAGTAAGAATGGTGGGAGATTTAGAGCATATCGTCAAACAGAGAATGCCGGTCAAATGCCATATTGGTACAGCTGAAGTCATGGGCAGAATCGTCTTTTTTGACCGTAATGAATTATCCAATTCAGAAGGAGAAATTCTCTGCCAGCTCCGTTTAGATGAGGAAATCGTCGCAAAAAGGGGAGACCGGTTCATTTTAAGAAGGCCTAGTCCCCAGGAGACAATCGGCGGGGGCTGGGTTATCGATCCCAACGGGGAAAAATACCGGTTCGGCCAAAAAACCATTGAGGACTTAAGCAGGAAAAAAGAAGGGACTCCGAAAGATCGCATAAAAGCGGTGTTGTCCGATGATAAGGTCCTTTCGGTTTCAGAGATTACAGCAAAAACTTCACTGGATGAATTGACGGTTAAAGAAATACTTAAAGAAGAAGATTTCCTGAGCATTAACAGCAAGGAATTCACCTTATTAGCCATAAGAGAGGCAATAGAGGAAGAAATAGCTGACCGCCTGAATGAGTTCCACCTGGAAAATCCAATGAAGCAAGGGGTCAATAAAGCAGAATTACTGCAGGCAATGCAGAAAAAATATCCTAAAACCCTGGTTGAATTTGTCTTAAATTCAGGGATTGAAGAGAGTGCGTTCCAACGAAATGGCCAGTTTCTGCAGAATAAAGGTTTCAATCCTCATATACCGAAAAGCTGGCAAAAACGCACTGACAATCTTCTTGCTGAATTAAAAAAAGACGGCTATAAAGTAAAGCCTTTCGATGAATATTATGCTTCTGCAGGAATCCCTGAGAATCTCAAAGGAGACTTAAAACGATATTTAGAAGACCAGGAAATCGCAGTACCGCTCGATGCTCAATACTATTGGCATGGCGATCATTTTAGAAAAGCAGTAGAAGAACTGAAAAAGAGCACAGCTGTTGAATTTGAAGTGGGCAATGCAAAGGAAGTATTGGGCCTTTCCAGAAAGTATATGATTCCTTTCCTCGAAAAACTTGATTCTTTGGGAATGACACGCAGAGCAGAAAATAAGAGAATATGGATTTAA
- a CDS encoding type II pantothenate kinase — protein sequence MKPAKIGIDAGGSLLKMAFEEHGQIHYKSYSIDELYSSMNWLKMTAPDAPIALTGGKAEYLQKEFFQNARIIPEFESSSIGASYLMKQDGISYENFLLINIGTGTSICLKKERDISRLSGSGVGGGTLMGLGRLLTGEKDFSKLVSLAGSGKAENADLMVKDIYSPFDSPLDGSLTASNFGKIKDDQVSKEDKAAKFN from the coding sequence TTGAAACCTGCAAAAATAGGAATTGATGCTGGAGGTTCTCTGCTGAAAATGGCATTTGAAGAACATGGTCAAATCCATTACAAAAGCTATTCGATTGATGAGCTGTATAGTTCTATGAATTGGCTGAAGATGACTGCTCCTGATGCGCCAATTGCTTTGACAGGCGGGAAGGCTGAATACCTTCAAAAAGAGTTTTTTCAGAATGCCCGTATTATTCCTGAATTTGAGTCTTCCAGTATAGGTGCATCCTATTTGATGAAGCAAGATGGAATATCCTATGAAAATTTTCTCTTAATAAATATAGGCACAGGAACTTCGATTTGCCTAAAGAAGGAAAGGGACATTTCACGGTTGTCCGGGAGCGGCGTCGGCGGGGGCACTTTGATGGGATTGGGGAGATTGCTGACTGGTGAAAAAGATTTTTCCAAGCTCGTTTCACTGGCTGGCAGCGGGAAAGCGGAGAATGCAGATTTAATGGTCAAAGATATTTATTCACCATTCGATTCACCGTTAGATGGAAGCCTGACTGCAAGCAATTTTGGGAAAATTAAAGATGATCAAGTAAGCAAGGAAGACAAAGCTGCCAAGTTTAACTAA
- a CDS encoding LysM peptidoglycan-binding domain-containing protein, with translation MKKQLLTMAATAGFLITPFNGEASAHENKYIIQSGDTLWGISRSNNLSIEELKTWNNISGSIIYKGQALTLLAPHGHDASTGGSKSGTVSYTVKSGDTLWGIARTHVLSVSTLKSLNGISSDTIYPGQKLKVKGSANTAAPSAPASTGSYTIKRGDTLSGIASRHNLSVSQLKAMNNLSSDLIYAGQTLKVSGTASSKPAESQVAGQTTSKVNELITEAKKYIGSPYEWAGSTPAGFDCSGYLNYVYGKAGISIPRTVASIWSATKHVTAPRVGDLVFFETYKSGPSHAGIYLGNYKFIHAGSSRGVEISDMNNSYWKPRYLGAKTTF, from the coding sequence TTGAAGAAACAACTACTTACAATGGCTGCGACAGCTGGTTTTTTGATTACACCGTTCAATGGAGAAGCAAGTGCTCATGAAAATAAATATATAATTCAGTCTGGAGACACTCTATGGGGAATCTCCCGCTCTAATAATCTTTCAATTGAAGAGTTAAAGACATGGAATAATATTTCAGGATCGATAATATATAAAGGACAAGCTTTGACTCTGCTGGCACCGCATGGCCATGACGCTTCAACAGGCGGGTCTAAAAGCGGTACAGTCAGCTACACAGTGAAATCAGGCGATACTTTATGGGGAATTGCAAGAACTCACGTCCTTTCCGTCAGTACACTAAAGAGTCTAAACGGAATCAGCAGTGACACGATATATCCAGGCCAAAAGCTTAAAGTGAAAGGATCGGCTAACACTGCTGCACCTTCTGCTCCTGCTAGCACTGGATCTTACACCATCAAAAGAGGAGACACTCTTTCAGGGATTGCATCTCGCCATAACTTATCGGTTTCACAATTAAAGGCAATGAATAACCTATCTTCTGACTTAATTTATGCTGGCCAGACTCTAAAAGTATCTGGTACGGCATCGAGCAAGCCGGCAGAATCACAGGTAGCAGGCCAAACGACGTCAAAGGTGAATGAACTCATTACTGAGGCAAAAAAATACATCGGTTCACCATATGAATGGGCAGGAAGCACACCTGCTGGATTCGACTGCAGCGGCTACTTGAACTATGTATATGGTAAAGCAGGAATCTCAATTCCTCGTACTGTAGCATCCATTTGGAGCGCGACAAAACATGTTACAGCACCAAGAGTGGGCGATTTGGTTTTCTTTGAAACATACAAGTCAGGCCCATCACATGCGGGAATTTATCTTGGTAATTACAAATTCATTCATGCTGGTTCTTCACGCGGTGTAGAAATCAGCGACATGAATAATTCATATTGGAAGCCTCGTTATTTAGGGGCGAAAACGACTTTTTAA
- a CDS encoding M15 family metallopeptidase, translating into MLFRQLRRFLVFLLLISTIGLLFYQYIRFIEEPDFTEVPPPTALHPVVAEKKEELIAQAADKGINVVITQDFRSIEEQNALYEKGRSAEGNIVTHAKGGESYHNFGLAIDFALMSVEGQVIWDMQYDGNGNSKADWMEVVEMAKDLGFEWGGDWAQFKDYPHLQMDFGLTIWELQRGKWPPETE; encoded by the coding sequence TTGCTTTTTAGACAATTAAGAAGATTTCTTGTTTTTTTATTATTGATATCGACTATCGGACTTTTATTCTATCAATATATTCGATTTATAGAAGAACCTGACTTTACAGAAGTTCCACCGCCAACTGCTCTGCACCCTGTCGTTGCAGAAAAGAAAGAAGAACTTATTGCTCAGGCTGCTGACAAAGGCATTAACGTAGTCATCACCCAGGATTTCAGAAGTATAGAAGAACAGAATGCCCTATACGAAAAAGGGCGCTCAGCGGAGGGGAATATTGTTACACATGCTAAAGGGGGAGAGTCTTACCATAATTTCGGTCTGGCGATTGATTTCGCCCTGATGTCGGTAGAAGGCCAGGTTATCTGGGATATGCAGTATGACGGCAACGGCAACAGCAAGGCGGATTGGATGGAGGTCGTTGAAATGGCAAAGGATCTTGGTTTTGAATGGGGCGGGGATTGGGCACAATTCAAAGACTACCCTCATCTCCAAATGGACTTTGGACTTACCATCTGGGAGCTGCAAAGAGGCAAGTGGCCGCCTGAAACTGAATGA
- a CDS encoding M42 family metallopeptidase produces the protein MAYPNTKETINLLKEIVSIPSPSGNTNEVITYVEKFLNELNVETKRNRKGGLIAALPGKDQNHHRMLTAHVDTLGAIVKEIKPSGRLKIDLIGGFKYNSIEGEYCEIETSSGSKFTGTILMHQTSVHVYKDAGKAERNQENMEVRVDEKIHNAEDVRALGIEVGDFVSFDPRVQTTPAGFIKSRHLDDKASVAILLQLIKQLKSDNIELPYTTHFLISNNEEIGYGGNSNITPETVEYLAVDMGAMGDGQSTDEYTVSICVKDASGPYHYELRKRLVQLAKENGIDYKLDIYPFYGSDASAAIRAGHDIVHGLIGPGIDSSHAFERTHEDSIENTAKLLYHYVQSEMVL, from the coding sequence ATGGCATACCCTAACACAAAAGAAACCATTAACTTACTAAAAGAAATCGTTTCTATTCCAAGTCCATCCGGAAATACCAATGAAGTGATTACATATGTGGAAAAGTTTTTGAATGAGCTTAATGTTGAAACAAAACGCAATCGCAAAGGAGGGCTAATTGCTGCTCTTCCCGGAAAAGACCAAAATCATCACCGGATGCTGACTGCCCATGTTGATACCCTTGGAGCGATTGTGAAAGAAATTAAGCCAAGCGGACGACTGAAGATTGACCTGATCGGCGGATTCAAATATAACTCTATTGAAGGCGAATATTGCGAAATCGAAACATCTTCAGGCAGTAAATTCACCGGCACCATTCTTATGCATCAAACTTCTGTTCATGTATATAAAGATGCCGGAAAAGCAGAAAGAAACCAGGAAAACATGGAAGTCCGCGTTGATGAAAAAATACATAATGCTGAGGATGTGCGTGCACTGGGCATAGAAGTTGGGGATTTTGTTTCCTTTGATCCTCGTGTGCAGACCACTCCGGCAGGATTCATTAAATCACGCCATCTTGACGACAAGGCAAGTGTCGCGATCCTTCTTCAGCTGATTAAACAACTGAAGTCCGATAACATTGAGCTGCCATATACTACCCACTTCCTCATTTCAAATAATGAAGAAATTGGATATGGCGGAAACTCCAATATCACACCGGAGACTGTAGAATATCTGGCTGTTGATATGGGTGCTATGGGTGATGGCCAATCCACTGATGAGTACACCGTTTCCATCTGTGTGAAGGATGCAAGCGGCCCCTATCACTACGAACTAAGAAAGCGTCTGGTTCAGCTTGCCAAGGAAAATGGAATTGACTACAAACTGGATATTTACCCTTTCTACGGATCCGATGCTTCGGCAGCCATCCGTGCTGGCCATGATATTGTCCACGGCTTAATCGGTCCTGGAATTGATTCTTCCCATGCATTCGAACGTACACATGAGGATTCAATTGAGAATACAGCTAAGCTGCTGTATCACTATGTACAGTCAGAGATGGTACTTTAA
- a CDS encoding CsbD family protein, which translates to MNKDQTNGNVDQLKGEFKKQYGKLTNNESKEAEGNMEKLKGQAQEKWGDAKQALSKTFNDRRD; encoded by the coding sequence ATGAACAAAGATCAAACAAACGGCAATGTGGATCAATTAAAAGGTGAATTTAAAAAGCAATACGGCAAGCTGACCAATAATGAATCCAAAGAAGCTGAAGGAAATATGGAAAAATTAAAAGGACAGGCACAGGAAAAATGGGGAGATGCAAAGCAAGCACTGTCAAAGACTTTCAATGATCGCAGAGATTAA